In Indicator indicator isolate 239-I01 chromosome 16, UM_Iind_1.1, whole genome shotgun sequence, one genomic interval encodes:
- the LOC128972228 gene encoding uncharacterized protein LOC128972228 isoform X1: MWSSWRRQEPSSSTSSFRGSSPMSSSMSSSSQRMYNAIQFLLRKSIPGHGKVFDKVPEAEMQPGDIILVPMQDKNLLYCLFKHAAVYIGDGELIHFQEISGQGSNGQISKEGFQAMKMATRNYQIYRKRGGIDLNDFRSKVKEAMHSEAEYHLGTNNCIHFALWLLGLADFYRKLVEFHEEVDKEKAVEISDEDGREEAMSIPSDSPSRQGSGIPGTAAVSSKGFVLHHERDWQQPHQPEHDQP; this comes from the exons ATGTG GTCTTCTTGGAGGCGCCaggagcccagctccagcaccagctccttccGAGGGTCATCACCAATGAGTTCCTCT ATGTCGAGCAGTTCT CAGAGGATGTATAATGCCATTCAGTTTCTGCTGCGCAAGAGCATCCCTGGGCATGGGAAGGTCTTCGACAAAGTGCCAGAGGCAGAAATGCAGCCTGGGGACATCATTCTTGTCCCCATGCAAGATAAGAACCTCCTTTACTGCCTCTTCAAACACGCAGCTGTCTACATCGGGGATGGAGAGCTCATACACTTCCAGG AAATCTCTGGTCAGGGTAGCAATGGTCAGATCAGCAAGGAAGGCTTCCAGGCCATGAAAATGGCAACACGGAATTACCAGATCTACCGGAAAAGAGGAGGGATTGACCTCAATGACTTCCGTAGCAAAGTCAAGGAGGCAATGCACAGCGAAGCTGAGTATCACCTAGGCACCAACAACTGCATCCACTTTGCCCTCTGGCTTCTGGGCTTGGCAGACTTCTACAGGAAACTG GTGGAATTCCACGAAGAAGTTGACAAAGAAAAGGCT GTGGAAATCTCTGATGAAGATGGCAGAGAGGAGGCCATGAGTATCCCCAGTGACAGCCCTTCCAGGCAGGGCTCTGGTATCCCTGGGACAGCTGCAGTGTCATCAAAG
- the LOC128972228 gene encoding uncharacterized protein LOC128972228 isoform X2 has product MWSSWRRQEPSSSTSSFRGSSPMSSSMSSSSRMYNAIQFLLRKSIPGHGKVFDKVPEAEMQPGDIILVPMQDKNLLYCLFKHAAVYIGDGELIHFQEISGQGSNGQISKEGFQAMKMATRNYQIYRKRGGIDLNDFRSKVKEAMHSEAEYHLGTNNCIHFALWLLGLADFYRKLVEFHEEVDKEKAVEISDEDGREEAMSIPSDSPSRQGSGIPGTAAVSSKGFVLHHERDWQQPHQPEHDQP; this is encoded by the exons ATGTG GTCTTCTTGGAGGCGCCaggagcccagctccagcaccagctccttccGAGGGTCATCACCAATGAGTTCCTCT ATGTCGAGCAGTTCT AGGATGTATAATGCCATTCAGTTTCTGCTGCGCAAGAGCATCCCTGGGCATGGGAAGGTCTTCGACAAAGTGCCAGAGGCAGAAATGCAGCCTGGGGACATCATTCTTGTCCCCATGCAAGATAAGAACCTCCTTTACTGCCTCTTCAAACACGCAGCTGTCTACATCGGGGATGGAGAGCTCATACACTTCCAGG AAATCTCTGGTCAGGGTAGCAATGGTCAGATCAGCAAGGAAGGCTTCCAGGCCATGAAAATGGCAACACGGAATTACCAGATCTACCGGAAAAGAGGAGGGATTGACCTCAATGACTTCCGTAGCAAAGTCAAGGAGGCAATGCACAGCGAAGCTGAGTATCACCTAGGCACCAACAACTGCATCCACTTTGCCCTCTGGCTTCTGGGCTTGGCAGACTTCTACAGGAAACTG GTGGAATTCCACGAAGAAGTTGACAAAGAAAAGGCT GTGGAAATCTCTGATGAAGATGGCAGAGAGGAGGCCATGAGTATCCCCAGTGACAGCCCTTCCAGGCAGGGCTCTGGTATCCCTGGGACAGCTGCAGTGTCATCAAAG